TTACTGACCCGGCCTGGACGATGGCACTCGGCAACTCGCTGCTCATCGGCGTGCTGGTCGCTGTCGTGGCCACCGTGCTTGGCCTGCTCGCCTCCCTCGGCCTGCGCCGGATGACGAACAAGAAGCTCGCCGCCGGACTGACCGCCGGCATGCTCGCCCCGATGGTCGTCCCCGGCATTGTCGTCGCAATCGGCCTCTACGCGGTGTTCCTGAAGGCCGGACTCGTGGGTACCCTGATCGGTTTCGTCCTCGCGCACACCGTGCTGGCGCTGCCGTTCACGGTGGTCGCGATCACCGCGGGCTTCGCGGGCTTCGATTCCCGGCTGGAACTCGCGGCCATGAGCCTCGGGGCGAGCCGGGTGACCACCTTCTTCAAAGTCACCCTGCCGAACATCGTCCCCGGCATGGTCTCGGGGGCGCTCTTCGCCTTCGTGACTTCGTTTGACGAGGTTATGCTCTCGCTCTTCATCAAGAGCCCGTACTTGAACACCCTCCCGGTGCTCATGTACTCGAGCGTGACGCGCGACACCGACCCGACGCTGGCGGCAGCCGCCACCGTCATTCTCCTCATCACCACGGCCCTGGTCATCCTGGGTCTGAGCCTCTCCGGAAGGAAAAAGCGTGGTCCACGAGCAAGCTAGCCGCGGAGCCGAGATTCGTCTCGACGGCGTCTCCAAGCACTACCCCAAGTCGATCGCCCTCGACAACATCAACCTGACCGTCAAGGCCGGCGAGTTCCTGACCTTCCTCGGCCCTTCGGGCTCGGGCAAGACCACGACGCTGAACTTGATCGCGGGCTTCACCGACCTGACGACCGGAAACGTTCGGATCGACGGCGAGCGCATGGACGACGTGCCCGTGCACAAACGCGACCTCGGCATCGTGTTCCAGCACTACGCCCTGTTCCCGCACATGAGCGTCTTCGACAACGTCGCGTTCCCACTCGCGCGTCGCAAGGTGCAGAAGGCCACCGCGGCAACCATGGTGCGCAAGGCACTCGAGACCGCGGGCCTTGCGGGCTTTGAGGATCGCTTCCCGGCGGAGCTCTCGGGCGGCCAGCAGCAGCGCGTGGCGCTCGCTCGGGCCCT
This genomic stretch from Leucobacter sp. CX169 harbors:
- a CDS encoding ABC transporter permease, with translation MLKAHPLTKTILWILAGLVSIWLVAPSLIVIPLSFTDKVSLVFPPSGWSLRWYESFFTDPAWTMALGNSLLIGVLVAVVATVLGLLASLGLRRMTNKKLAAGLTAGMLAPMVVPGIVVAIGLYAVFLKAGLVGTLIGFVLAHTVLALPFTVVAITAGFAGFDSRLELAAMSLGASRVTTFFKVTLPNIVPGMVSGALFAFVTSFDEVMLSLFIKSPYLNTLPVLMYSSVTRDTDPTLAAAATVILLITTALVILGLSLSGRKKRGPRAS